In one window of Dyella thiooxydans DNA:
- the rpsM gene encoding 30S ribosomal protein S13, with amino-acid sequence MARIAGVNLPVQKHVWVGLQSIYGIGRSRAKKVCADAGVVPTTPIKSLSEGEVEKLRHEIGKYVVEGDLRREVGIAIKRLMDLGCYRGLRHRRGLPVRGQRTRTNARTRKGPRRAIKK; translated from the coding sequence ATGGCGCGCATCGCGGGTGTCAATTTGCCGGTCCAGAAGCATGTCTGGGTCGGTCTGCAGAGCATCTACGGCATCGGCCGCAGCCGGGCCAAGAAGGTCTGCGCGGACGCCGGCGTGGTTCCGACCACGCCGATCAAGTCCCTCAGTGAGGGCGAGGTGGAGAAGCTCCGCCACGAAATCGGCAAGTACGTTGTCGAAGGTGATCTGCGTCGCGAAGTTGGCATCGCCATCAAGCGTCTGATGGATCTGGGTTGCTACCGCGGTCTGCGTCACCGTCGTGGCCTGCCGGTGCGCGGCCAGCGCACGCGCACCAACGCCCGTACCCGCAAGGGTCCGCGTCGCGCCATCAAGAAGTAA
- the rpsD gene encoding 30S ribosomal protein S4: MARYRGATCKLARREGSDLSLKSPARALDSKCKLENKPGQHGANKRMRMSDYAVQLREKQKVKRIYGVLERQFSNYYTKASTLKGNTGENLLRLLESRLDNVVYRMGFAVTRAQARQLVAHKAVLVNGKKVNIPSYQVKPGDEIALTERARNQLRVQEAATVFDTMDLRPQWVEVDAKKFAGTFKSVPDRGDLPTDINEALIVELYSK, encoded by the coding sequence ATGGCCCGTTATCGTGGAGCTACCTGCAAGCTCGCCCGTCGTGAGGGTTCCGACCTCAGCCTGAAGAGCCCGGCCCGCGCGCTGGACTCCAAGTGCAAGCTGGAGAACAAGCCCGGCCAGCATGGCGCCAACAAGCGCATGCGCATGTCCGACTATGCCGTCCAGCTGCGTGAGAAGCAGAAGGTCAAGCGCATCTACGGCGTGCTCGAGCGCCAGTTCAGCAACTACTACACCAAGGCGTCGACCCTCAAGGGCAACACCGGTGAGAACCTGCTGCGCCTGCTCGAGAGCCGCCTGGACAACGTCGTCTACCGTATGGGCTTCGCGGTCACCCGCGCCCAGGCCCGCCAGCTGGTCGCCCACAAGGCGGTGCTGGTCAACGGCAAGAAGGTCAATATCCCGTCCTACCAGGTCAAGCCGGGTGACGAAATCGCCCTGACCGAGCGCGCGCGCAACCAGCTGCGCGTTCAGGAAGCGGCGACCGTGTTCGACACCATGGATCTGCGCCCGCAGTGGGTGGAAGTGGACGCCAAGAAGTTCGCCGGCACGTTCAAGTCGGTGCCGGATCGCGGCGACCTGCCCACCGACATCAACGAAGCGCTGATCGTCGAGCTTTACTCGAAGTAA
- the rplF gene encoding 50S ribosomal protein L6: MSRVAKKPISLPKGVELKVAEDGISVKGPKGSLSVHALPGVNVSVENGVATIVLAEGADDKFGGTARALLANMVKGVSDGYERKLELVGVGYRASMTGKALNLSLGFSHPVVFNAPEGVTIETPTQTEILIKGSDKQSVGQVAAKIRAYRPPEPYKGKGVRYAGEKITLKEAKKA; this comes from the coding sequence ATGTCCCGTGTTGCTAAGAAGCCGATCAGCCTGCCGAAGGGTGTCGAGCTGAAGGTTGCCGAAGACGGCATCTCCGTGAAGGGCCCGAAGGGCTCCCTGTCCGTGCACGCGCTGCCGGGCGTCAACGTGTCCGTCGAGAACGGCGTGGCGACGATCGTTCTGGCCGAAGGTGCGGACGACAAGTTCGGCGGCACTGCCCGCGCGCTGCTGGCCAACATGGTCAAGGGCGTCTCCGACGGCTACGAGCGCAAGCTTGAACTGGTCGGCGTGGGTTATCGCGCGTCGATGACCGGCAAGGCGCTGAACCTGAGCCTCGGCTTTTCCCATCCGGTGGTGTTCAACGCGCCGGAAGGCGTGACCATCGAGACGCCGACGCAGACCGAGATCCTGATCAAGGGCTCGGACAAGCAGAGCGTGGGCCAGGTAGCTGCCAAGATCCGCGCCTACCGTCCGCCGGAGCCCTACAAGGGCAAGGGTGTGCGCTACGCCGGCGAGAAGATCACGCTGAAGGAAGCCAAGAAGGCCTAA
- the rplR gene encoding 50S ribosomal protein L18: MTMNKNESRLRRAKSTRAHIRKLAVPRLSVHRTGQHLYAQVFDASGTKVVAAASTVQKAVAEGLKGTKNLEAAAAVGKAVAERAMAAGIESVAFDRSGFRYHGRIKALADAAREAGLKF, from the coding sequence ATGACGATGAACAAGAACGAATCCCGTCTGCGCCGCGCCAAGTCCACCCGCGCGCACATCCGCAAGCTCGCCGTGCCGCGCCTCTCGGTGCATCGCACGGGGCAGCACCTGTACGCGCAGGTGTTCGATGCGTCCGGCACCAAGGTGGTGGCCGCGGCATCGACCGTGCAGAAGGCGGTCGCCGAGGGTCTGAAGGGCACCAAGAACCTCGAGGCGGCCGCAGCCGTCGGCAAGGCTGTCGCCGAGCGTGCGATGGCCGCGGGCATCGAGTCGGTCGCTTTCGACCGCTCGGGCTTCCGCTACCACGGTCGCATCAAGGCGCTGGCCGACGCCGCTCGCGAGGCCGGTCTGAAGTTCTGA
- the rplX gene encoding 50S ribosomal protein L24, protein MNRIRKGDQVIVIAGKNKGQRGDVLRVDGDRVFVTNVNLVKRHTKANPQANQPGGIVEREASIHISNVQLFNSASGKGERVGAKTLEDGRKVRVFRSSGEVVDA, encoded by the coding sequence ATGAACCGTATCCGCAAGGGCGATCAGGTCATCGTGATCGCCGGCAAGAACAAGGGTCAGCGCGGCGATGTGCTGCGCGTCGATGGTGACCGCGTTTTCGTCACCAACGTCAACCTGGTCAAGCGCCACACCAAGGCGAATCCGCAGGCCAACCAGCCCGGCGGCATCGTCGAGCGCGAGGCCTCGATCCACATCTCCAATGTCCAGCTGTTCAACTCCGCCTCCGGCAAGGGTGAGCGCGTGGGTGCCAAGACGCTCGAGGATGGGCGCAAGGTCCGCGTGTTCCGCTCCAGCGGCGAAGTGGTGGACGCGTAA
- the rpmD gene encoding 50S ribosomal protein L30 has translation MAKKETAEKTVRVRLVKGLRGVQSRHRLSVKALGLGKLNDVRELKDSPQVRGLINTVYYLVRVEE, from the coding sequence ATGGCTAAGAAAGAGACTGCCGAAAAGACCGTGCGCGTGCGCCTGGTCAAGGGTCTGCGCGGTGTGCAGAGCCGTCACCGTCTGAGTGTCAAGGCCTTGGGCCTGGGCAAGCTCAACGACGTTCGTGAGTTGAAGGACAGCCCGCAGGTGCGCGGCCTGATCAACACGGTCTACTACCTGGTCCGGGTCGAGGAGTAA
- the rplE gene encoding 50S ribosomal protein L5, translating to MMTRLENFYKEQVVAKLTEKFGYQNVMQVPRITKITLNMGVGEAAGNKKVLENAVADMAKIAGQKPITTKARVSVASFKIRDGWPIGCKVTLRRAQMWEFLDRLINISLPRVRDFRGVSGRAFDGRGNYNFGVKEQIIFPEIDFDQIDAMRGMDISITTTAKTDAEAKALLEAFSFPFRN from the coding sequence ATCATGACGCGCCTCGAAAATTTCTATAAAGAGCAGGTAGTCGCCAAGCTCACCGAGAAGTTCGGCTACCAGAACGTGATGCAGGTTCCCCGCATCACCAAGATCACGCTGAACATGGGCGTGGGTGAAGCTGCGGGCAACAAGAAGGTGCTCGAGAACGCCGTTGCCGACATGGCCAAGATCGCAGGCCAGAAGCCGATCACGACCAAGGCGCGCGTCTCCGTCGCCTCGTTCAAGATCCGCGATGGCTGGCCGATCGGCTGCAAGGTGACCCTGCGCCGTGCCCAGATGTGGGAGTTCCTCGATCGCCTGATCAACATCTCGCTGCCCCGCGTCCGCGACTTCCGTGGCGTGTCGGGTCGCGCCTTCGACGGCCGTGGCAACTACAACTTCGGCGTGAAGGAACAGATCATCTTCCCGGAAATCGACTTCGACCAGATCGACGCGATGCGTGGCATGGATATCTCCATCACCACGACCGCCAAGACCGACGCCGAAGCCAAGGCGTTGCTGGAAGCCTTCAGCTTCCCGTTCCGCAACTGA
- a CDS encoding DNA-directed RNA polymerase subunit alpha, translating to MAVSSTSVLRPRGLSVEQLGANRAKVVVEPLERGFGHTLGNALRRVLLSSIPGSAIVEVEIDGVLHEYTTLEGLQEDVIEVLLNLKDVAIRQHSGDEVTLTLSKKGKGVVTAGDITVDHTVEIINPEHVICHLTKDIALSMRLKVRRGVGYQPASARQHPDDEARPIGRLQLDASFAPVLRVAYEVDAARVEQRTNLDKLVLDIETNGTIGAEDAVRKAAEILNDQLSVFGDFSRRESATDTAEKSGFDPLLLRPIDDLELTVRSANCLKAESIYYIGDLVQKTEVELLKTPNLGKKSLTEIKDVLGSRGLALGMKLENWPPPGLSHGMQLG from the coding sequence ATGGCAGTTTCGTCAACTAGCGTGCTGCGGCCTCGTGGCCTCAGCGTCGAACAGCTCGGAGCCAACCGCGCCAAGGTGGTGGTCGAGCCGCTCGAGCGTGGCTTCGGCCACACCCTGGGCAACGCGCTGCGCCGCGTACTGCTCTCCTCGATCCCCGGCAGTGCCATCGTCGAGGTCGAGATCGATGGCGTGCTTCACGAGTACACCACCCTCGAGGGTCTGCAGGAGGACGTGATCGAAGTCCTGCTGAACCTCAAGGATGTCGCGATCCGTCAGCATTCGGGCGACGAGGTCACCCTGACCTTGTCCAAGAAGGGCAAGGGCGTGGTCACCGCCGGCGATATCACCGTGGATCACACGGTCGAGATCATCAACCCGGAGCACGTGATCTGCCACCTGACCAAGGACATCGCGCTCAGCATGCGCCTGAAGGTGCGTCGCGGCGTGGGTTACCAGCCGGCCAGTGCGCGCCAGCATCCGGACGACGAAGCGCGTCCGATCGGCCGCCTGCAGCTCGATGCGTCCTTCGCGCCGGTGCTGCGCGTGGCCTACGAGGTGGACGCCGCTCGCGTGGAGCAGCGCACCAACCTCGACAAGCTGGTGCTGGATATCGAGACCAACGGCACCATCGGTGCCGAGGATGCGGTCCGCAAGGCGGCCGAGATCCTCAACGACCAGCTGTCGGTGTTCGGTGACTTTTCGCGTCGCGAGAGCGCCACGGACACGGCCGAGAAGAGCGGTTTCGACCCGCTGCTGCTGCGTCCGATCGACGACCTGGAGCTCACCGTGCGTTCGGCGAACTGCCTGAAGGCCGAGAGCATCTACTACATCGGCGATCTGGTGCAGAAGACCGAGGTCGAGCTGCTGAAGACCCCGAACCTCGGCAAGAAGTCGCTGACCGAGATCAAGGACGTGCTGGGCAGCCGCGGTCTGGCGCTCGGCATGAAGCTCGAGAACTGGCCGCCGCCGGGCCTGTCGCACGGCATGCAGCTGGGCTGA
- a CDS encoding class II 3-deoxy-7-phosphoheptulonate synthase: MAIQPTSPSTPVDWSPASWQQREALQQPHYDDPAELAAATAQLASLPPLVTSWEVLALKQALAEAQDGHSFLLQGGDCAESFTDCTSPIISNRLKVLLQMSLVMVHGLKKPVLRVGRFAGQYAKPRSADTETRDGLTLPSFRGDVVNAPAFTAEARRADPQRLIQAHAHSALTMNFVRALIDGGFADLHHPEYWDLAWVEHSPLAAEYRQMVASIGDSLRFMETLAGPIASFSRVDFFTSHEALLLHYEQALTRQVPRHPGWFNLSTHFPWIGMRTAALDGAHVEYFRGIRNPIAVKVGPSVTPEQLLPLMDALNPDDEPGRLTLVHRMGNAAIAERLPPLLDAVKREGRRVLWVADPMHGNTESTSNGYKTRRFDNIRGELDQAFDIHAAAGTRLGGVHLELTGENVTECMGGARDLSESDLSRAYKSTVDPRLNYEQSLELAMLIVRKSVSRG, translated from the coding sequence ATGGCGATCCAGCCTACGAGCCCATCCACCCCGGTGGACTGGTCTCCCGCTTCCTGGCAGCAGCGCGAGGCGTTGCAGCAGCCCCACTACGACGATCCGGCCGAACTGGCCGCCGCTACGGCCCAGCTGGCCTCGCTGCCACCGCTGGTGACCTCCTGGGAAGTGCTTGCGCTCAAGCAGGCGCTGGCCGAGGCCCAGGATGGCCACAGCTTCCTGCTGCAGGGCGGCGATTGCGCGGAGAGTTTCACCGACTGCACCAGCCCGATCATCTCCAACCGGCTCAAGGTGCTGCTGCAGATGAGTCTGGTGATGGTGCACGGGCTCAAGAAGCCGGTGCTTCGGGTGGGGCGATTCGCTGGACAGTACGCCAAGCCGCGCTCGGCCGACACCGAGACACGCGACGGTCTGACCCTGCCGAGTTTCCGCGGGGACGTGGTGAACGCACCGGCCTTCACGGCCGAGGCACGCCGCGCCGATCCTCAGCGCCTGATCCAGGCACACGCACATTCGGCGCTCACGATGAATTTCGTGCGGGCGCTGATCGATGGCGGTTTTGCCGACCTGCATCATCCGGAGTACTGGGACCTGGCTTGGGTCGAGCACTCGCCGCTGGCTGCCGAGTATCGCCAGATGGTCGCCTCGATCGGCGACTCGCTGCGTTTCATGGAGACGCTCGCCGGCCCGATCGCCAGCTTTTCGCGGGTCGATTTCTTCACCTCGCACGAGGCGTTGCTGCTGCACTACGAACAGGCGTTGACCCGCCAGGTGCCGCGCCACCCGGGCTGGTTCAACCTGTCCACGCATTTTCCGTGGATCGGCATGCGCACTGCGGCGCTCGACGGCGCGCACGTGGAGTATTTCCGCGGCATCCGCAATCCGATCGCGGTGAAAGTGGGGCCGTCGGTCACACCCGAGCAGCTGCTGCCGTTGATGGACGCACTCAACCCCGACGACGAACCTGGACGGCTGACGCTGGTGCATCGCATGGGCAACGCGGCGATTGCCGAGCGCCTGCCGCCGCTGCTGGACGCGGTGAAGCGCGAAGGGCGTCGTGTGCTGTGGGTGGCCGACCCGATGCATGGCAACACCGAAAGCACATCCAACGGCTACAAGACGCGTCGCTTCGACAACATCCGCGGCGAGCTCGATCAGGCTTTCGACATCCACGCCGCCGCCGGCACGCGCTTGGGTGGCGTCCATCTCGAGCTGACCGGCGAGAACGTCACCGAGTGCATGGGTGGCGCACGCGACCTGTCCGAGTCGGATCTCTCGCGGGCCTACAAGTCGACGGTCGATCCCCGGCTGAACTACGAGCAGTCGCTGGAGTTGGCGATGCTGATCGTGCGCAAATCCGTCAGTCGCGGCTGA
- the rplQ gene encoding 50S ribosomal protein L17 produces the protein MRHMKSGRKLNRTSSHREAMFRNMAASLIKHELIRTTLPKAKELRRVAEPLITLSKTDGVANRRLAFARLRDKQAVGKLFVELGPRYRERPGGYLRILKCGFRPGDNAPMAYVELVDRPRAEAVDAE, from the coding sequence ATGCGCCATATGAAGAGCGGTCGCAAGCTCAACCGCACCAGCAGCCATCGCGAAGCCATGTTCCGCAACATGGCCGCGTCGCTGATCAAGCACGAGCTGATCCGTACCACCCTGCCGAAGGCGAAGGAACTTCGCCGCGTCGCCGAGCCGCTGATCACCCTCAGCAAGACCGACGGCGTCGCCAACCGCCGCCTCGCCTTCGCCCGTCTGCGCGACAAGCAGGCCGTGGGCAAGCTGTTCGTCGAGCTGGGCCCGCGTTACCGCGAGCGTCCCGGCGGCTACCTGCGCATCCTCAAGTGCGGCTTCCGTCCCGGCGACAATGCGCCGATGGCATACGTCGAACTGGTGGATCGTCCGCGCGCCGAGGCCGTCGACGCCGAGTAA
- a CDS encoding disulfide bond formation protein B: MNPLHWSYRTTFLAGFVICAGLLGFALYAQYVWAMIPCPLCIFQRIGFMVMGLFFLAGAIHAPKGGGRWIYTAGVLLGAAWGIAVAGRHLWIQSLPADEVPSCGGDLGYLMSAFPFAKVLKLVFTGSGECAKVEPILGLPMPAWTLLWFIALGIWAVLVTRRRSV, translated from the coding sequence ATGAATCCTCTCCATTGGTCCTACCGCACCACCTTCCTCGCCGGCTTCGTTATCTGTGCGGGGCTGCTCGGTTTTGCGCTCTATGCGCAGTACGTCTGGGCGATGATTCCGTGCCCGCTGTGCATCTTCCAGCGCATCGGTTTCATGGTGATGGGCCTGTTCTTTCTGGCCGGTGCGATCCATGCGCCCAAGGGAGGTGGACGCTGGATCTACACGGCTGGCGTTCTGCTTGGCGCGGCCTGGGGCATTGCGGTGGCTGGACGCCATTTGTGGATCCAGTCGCTGCCCGCCGACGAAGTGCCCTCCTGTGGCGGTGACCTCGGTTACCTGATGAGCGCCTTTCCTTTCGCCAAGGTCCTGAAGCTCGTGTTCACCGGGTCGGGCGAGTGTGCCAAGGTCGAGCCCATCCTCGGCCTGCCGATGCCGGCCTGGACACTGTTGTGGTTCATCGCGCTGGGGATCTGGGCGGTACTGGTCACGCGGCGTCGGAGCGTCTGA
- the rpsN gene encoding 30S ribosomal protein S14 encodes MAKTSMVNRDLKRTKLVQKYAAKRAELKAVVLSPSASYEEKMEAQSKLQKLPRDASPVRQRTRCALSGRPRAVYKKFGLGRNKLREATMRGEVPGLRKASW; translated from the coding sequence ATGGCAAAGACCTCGATGGTCAACCGCGATCTGAAGCGGACCAAGCTCGTCCAGAAGTACGCCGCCAAGCGCGCCGAACTGAAGGCGGTCGTGCTGAGCCCCAGCGCCTCCTACGAGGAGAAGATGGAGGCCCAGAGCAAGCTGCAGAAGCTGCCCCGCGACGCCAGCCCGGTTCGCCAGCGCACCCGTTGCGCCCTGTCCGGTCGCCCGCGTGCGGTCTACAAGAAGTTCGGCCTGGGCCGCAACAAGCTGCGCGAAGCCACCATGCGCGGTGAGGTTCCGGGTCTGCGCAAGGCCAGCTGGTAA
- the rplO gene encoding 50S ribosomal protein L15, producing the protein MVMRLNDIKPAAGSRKTRLRVGRGIGSGLGKTAGRGHKGQHARAGGTHKYGFEGGQMPLQRRLPKVGFRSQKKAESQQVFLYQLATLDAEVIDLVTLHKAGLVDSRAKKVKVVAKGEIGRAVKLSGILATAGAKVAIEAAGGSVE; encoded by the coding sequence ATCGTCATGCGTCTTAACGACATCAAGCCGGCCGCCGGTTCCCGCAAGACGCGCCTGCGCGTCGGTCGCGGCATCGGTTCGGGCCTCGGCAAGACCGCTGGTCGCGGTCACAAGGGTCAGCACGCCCGCGCGGGCGGCACCCACAAGTACGGCTTCGAAGGCGGCCAGATGCCGCTGCAGCGTCGCCTGCCGAAGGTCGGCTTCCGCTCGCAGAAGAAAGCCGAGAGCCAGCAGGTGTTCCTGTACCAGCTCGCCACGCTCGATGCCGAGGTGATCGACCTGGTGACGCTGCACAAGGCCGGCCTGGTCGACAGCCGCGCCAAGAAGGTCAAGGTCGTGGCCAAGGGTGAGATCGGTCGCGCCGTGAAACTCTCCGGCATCCTCGCCACGGCCGGTGCCAAGGTCGCGATCGAGGCGGCCGGCGGCAGCGTGGAGTAA
- the rplN gene encoding 50S ribosomal protein L14, which yields MIQMQSTLSAADNSGAKELMCIKVLGGSKRRYAAIGDVIKVTVKDAIPRGKVKKGEVYNAVVVRTAKGVRRPDGSLIRFDGNAAVLLNNKLEPIGTRIFGPVTRELRSEKFMKIVSLAPEVL from the coding sequence ATGATCCAGATGCAAAGCACGCTCTCCGCGGCGGACAACAGCGGCGCCAAGGAACTGATGTGCATCAAGGTGCTCGGCGGCTCCAAGCGCCGCTACGCCGCGATCGGTGACGTGATCAAGGTCACCGTGAAGGATGCCATCCCCCGTGGCAAGGTGAAGAAGGGCGAGGTCTACAACGCCGTGGTGGTTCGCACTGCCAAGGGCGTGCGCCGTCCGGATGGTTCGCTGATCCGTTTCGACGGCAACGCGGCTGTCCTCCTCAACAACAAGCTCGAGCCGATCGGCACCCGTATTTTCGGGCCGGTCACCCGCGAGCTGCGCAGCGAGAAGTTCATGAAGATCGTCTCGCTCGCGCCGGAAGTGCTCTGA
- the secY gene encoding preprotein translocase subunit SecY: MAAAKGNQLGSLGKLTELRQRIFFVIGALIVFRLGSFIPVPGVNPEAMTRLIEQQGGGLLSMFNMFSGGSLSRMSVFALGVVPYISASIVVQMMGSVIPSLQNLRKEGEAGRRKMTMYTRFGTVGLAAFQAFGIAVALQKQVASGGVPVVYMPGMGFVLSSVVGLTAGTMFLMWLGEQITERGIGNGISLLIFAGIVAGLPGAVAHTLTMQANGELGNGLKLILIVAMVLAVTAFVVFMERAQRRITVNYARRSGGQQAYMNQSSHLPLKINMSGVIPPIFASSLLMFPATALTWFGTGHQARWLQSLTQALNQGEPLHDVVFAVLVITFAFFYTAIVFNSQETADNLKRSGALIPGIRPGKATASYIDAVMTRLTGVGALYLVLVCLVPTFMQKSWNVPFYFGGTSLLIVVVVVMDFTSQVQAHLVSHQYEGLLKKANLRRS, from the coding sequence GTGGCTGCTGCCAAGGGCAACCAGCTCGGCTCGCTCGGCAAGTTGACCGAGCTGCGTCAGCGCATCTTCTTCGTGATCGGTGCGCTGATCGTCTTCCGCCTCGGTTCGTTCATCCCGGTTCCGGGCGTGAATCCCGAGGCGATGACCCGCCTGATCGAACAGCAGGGCGGTGGCCTCCTGAGCATGTTCAACATGTTCTCGGGTGGCTCGCTGTCCCGCATGTCGGTCTTCGCCCTGGGCGTCGTCCCCTACATCTCCGCCTCGATCGTGGTGCAGATGATGGGTTCGGTGATCCCCAGCCTGCAGAACCTCCGCAAGGAAGGCGAGGCAGGGCGGCGCAAGATGACCATGTACACCCGCTTCGGCACGGTCGGCCTTGCGGCTTTCCAGGCGTTCGGCATTGCCGTGGCGCTGCAGAAGCAGGTTGCTTCCGGCGGCGTGCCGGTGGTCTACATGCCGGGCATGGGTTTCGTGCTGTCCTCGGTGGTCGGGCTGACCGCCGGCACCATGTTCCTGATGTGGCTGGGCGAGCAGATCACCGAGCGCGGCATCGGCAACGGCATCTCGCTGCTGATCTTCGCGGGCATCGTGGCGGGCCTGCCCGGCGCGGTGGCGCACACGCTGACCATGCAGGCGAACGGCGAGCTGGGCAACGGCCTGAAGCTGATCCTGATCGTCGCCATGGTGCTGGCCGTGACCGCCTTCGTGGTGTTCATGGAGCGGGCGCAGCGGCGGATCACGGTGAACTACGCGCGGCGCTCCGGCGGCCAGCAGGCGTACATGAACCAGAGCTCGCACCTGCCGCTGAAGATCAACATGTCGGGCGTGATCCCGCCGATCTTCGCCTCGAGCCTGCTGATGTTCCCGGCCACCGCGCTGACCTGGTTCGGCACCGGTCACCAAGCCCGCTGGCTGCAGTCGCTGACCCAGGCGCTGAACCAGGGTGAGCCGCTGCACGACGTGGTGTTCGCGGTACTGGTGATCACCTTCGCGTTCTTCTACACGGCCATCGTCTTCAACTCCCAGGAGACGGCGGACAATCTCAAGCGCTCCGGCGCGCTGATCCCGGGCATCCGTCCGGGCAAGGCGACCGCCAGCTACATCGATGCGGTGATGACTCGCCTCACCGGTGTGGGCGCGCTCTACCTGGTGCTGGTCTGTCTGGTGCCCACGTTCATGCAGAAGTCGTGGAACGTGCCCTTCTACTTCGGCGGCACCTCGCTGCTGATCGTAGTGGTGGTGGTCATGGACTTCACCTCGCAGGTGCAGGCGCACCTGGTGAGCCACCAGTACGAAGGTTTGCTCAAGAAGGCCAATCTCCGGCGCAGCTAG
- the rpsE gene encoding 30S ribosomal protein S5 gives MSSNDRENSDGLLEKLIAVNRVAKTVKGGRQMSFTALTVVGDGEGRVGFGYGKAREVPVAISKAMERARRQMVNIELNNGTLWYAVKANHGAARVYMQPAAEGTGVIAGGAMRAVLEVVGVKNVLAKAVGSRNPINLVRATIKGLQAVASPKKIAAKRGKTLDEVLGNG, from the coding sequence ATGTCCTCTAACGATCGCGAAAATTCGGACGGCCTGCTCGAGAAGCTGATCGCCGTCAACCGCGTGGCCAAGACTGTGAAGGGTGGCCGCCAGATGAGCTTCACCGCGCTGACGGTGGTGGGTGACGGCGAGGGCCGCGTCGGCTTTGGTTATGGCAAGGCGCGTGAAGTGCCGGTCGCCATCTCCAAGGCGATGGAGCGTGCCCGTCGCCAGATGGTCAACATCGAGCTGAACAATGGCACCCTGTGGTATGCCGTCAAGGCCAACCACGGCGCCGCCCGCGTCTACATGCAGCCGGCCGCCGAGGGTACCGGCGTGATCGCTGGCGGCGCGATGCGCGCCGTACTGGAAGTGGTCGGCGTGAAGAACGTGCTGGCCAAGGCGGTCGGTTCGCGCAACCCGATCAACCTGGTGCGCGCCACCATCAAGGGCCTGCAGGCCGTGGCCTCGCCCAAGAAGATCGCCGCCAAGCGTGGCAAGACCCTGGATGAGGTGCTGGGCAATGGCTAA
- the rpsK gene encoding 30S ribosomal protein S11 → MAKPVKTKKKIKRVVTDAVAHVQASFNNTIVTITDRQGNALSWATAGGAGFRGSRKSTPFAAQVAAEKAGRAAGDYGVKTVEVRIKGPGPGRESAVRSLNALGYKVLNIIDVTPIPHNGCRPPKKRRV, encoded by the coding sequence ATGGCCAAGCCAGTCAAGACCAAGAAGAAGATCAAGCGCGTTGTCACGGATGCCGTGGCTCACGTGCAGGCCTCCTTCAACAACACCATCGTCACCATCACCGATCGCCAGGGCAACGCACTGTCGTGGGCGACTGCCGGCGGCGCGGGTTTCCGCGGCTCGCGCAAGTCGACTCCGTTCGCTGCCCAGGTCGCCGCCGAGAAGGCCGGCCGCGCCGCGGGCGACTACGGCGTGAAGACCGTCGAAGTGCGCATCAAGGGGCCGGGCCCGGGTCGTGAGTCGGCGGTGCGTTCGCTGAACGCCCTCGGCTACAAGGTCCTGAACATCATCGACGTCACGCCGATCCCGCACAACGGCTGCCGTCCCCCCAAGAAGCGTCGAGTCTAA
- the rpsQ gene encoding 30S ribosomal protein S17 translates to MSENQKQARTLEGRVVSNKMDKTVTVLIERQVQHGLLGKIIRRSTKLHAQDDLGANEGDVVRIAECRPLSKTKHHRVVEILTRANV, encoded by the coding sequence ATGAGCGAGAACCAGAAACAGGCACGCACCCTCGAGGGGCGCGTGGTTTCCAACAAGATGGACAAGACGGTCACGGTGCTGATCGAGCGTCAGGTGCAGCACGGTCTGCTCGGCAAGATCATCCGTCGTTCGACCAAGCTTCACGCGCAGGACGACCTGGGCGCGAACGAGGGTGACGTGGTGCGTATCGCCGAATGCCGCCCGCTGTCCAAGACCAAGCATCACCGCGTGGTGGAAATCCTCACGCGCGCCAACGTCTAA
- the rpsH gene encoding 30S ribosomal protein S8, protein MSMTDPIADMFTRVRNAQLSGKQTVTMPSSKLKVAIADLLKNEGYILDAKTSDAEGKPVLEIKLKYFEGRPAIEAISRVSRSGLRVYRGKDELPKVLGGLGISIISTSAGLLTDAQARAKGLGGEVIGQVA, encoded by the coding sequence ATGAGCATGACTGATCCCATCGCCGATATGTTCACGCGCGTGCGCAATGCCCAGCTGTCGGGCAAGCAGACCGTGACCATGCCGTCGTCGAAGCTGAAGGTGGCGATCGCCGACCTTCTCAAGAACGAGGGCTACATCCTCGACGCCAAGACCTCCGACGCGGAGGGCAAGCCGGTGCTCGAGATCAAGCTCAAGTATTTCGAAGGCCGTCCGGCCATCGAGGCCATCTCCCGAGTCAGCCGCTCCGGCCTCCGCGTCTATCGCGGCAAGGACGAGCTGCCGAAGGTGCTCGGCGGTCTTGGTATCTCGATCATTTCGACTTCCGCCGGTCTGCTGACCGACGCCCAGGCCCGCGCCAAGGGTCTCGGTGGCGAAGTCATCGGCCAAGTGGCTTAA